In Anseongella ginsenosidimutans, one genomic interval encodes:
- a CDS encoding glycoside hydrolase family 25 protein, whose translation MAKKRLSKRQKNFRKTKWLLKITFLAALLAVIYAPIARNLSAVTAWTSGFLDEYHYKHIGSFGIEIPTRYEVHGIDVSRYQGRIDWEKVAAMESEDIRVSFAFIKATEGMLLVDPHFKRNWRESKEHGILRGAYHYFKPHVNGKVQANLFLNTVKHEPGDLPPVIDVEEIGRLSPEKLRERLLQCLQVIEEDTGVKPIIYTGLSFYQDYLKGHFDTYPYWIAHYYHSRPRLKNKLEWQFWQHSDKGLVDGIRHKVDFNVFSGGEDALRELCIPMSD comes from the coding sequence ATGGCAAAGAAGCGGCTTTCAAAAAGGCAGAAAAATTTTCGCAAAACCAAATGGCTGCTGAAGATCACCTTCCTGGCGGCTTTGCTGGCTGTTATTTATGCGCCGATAGCCAGAAATCTTTCAGCAGTGACCGCCTGGACCTCCGGCTTCCTGGATGAATACCATTATAAGCATATCGGTTCTTTCGGCATCGAGATTCCTACCCGCTATGAGGTGCATGGAATAGATGTTTCCCGTTACCAGGGACGGATTGACTGGGAAAAGGTGGCGGCAATGGAGTCGGAAGATATCCGGGTTTCCTTCGCTTTTATCAAGGCAACGGAAGGCATGCTGCTGGTAGATCCGCATTTTAAAAGGAATTGGAGAGAAAGCAAGGAACACGGGATCCTCCGTGGCGCTTACCATTATTTTAAACCGCACGTGAACGGGAAGGTTCAGGCGAACCTGTTCCTGAATACCGTCAAACATGAACCGGGAGACCTTCCTCCGGTGATAGATGTGGAGGAGATCGGACGGCTGTCACCCGAGAAGCTTCGGGAACGTCTTTTGCAATGTTTACAAGTAATAGAAGAAGATACCGGCGTTAAGCCCATAATCTACACCGGTTTAAGTTTTTACCAGGACTATCTTAAAGGCCATTTTGATACCTACCCTTATTGGATTGCCCATTATTATCATTCCAGGCCGCGCCTGAAGAATAAGCTCGAATGGCAGTTCTGGCAGCATTCCGATAAAGGGTTGGTGGACGGCATTCGTCACAAGGTAGACTTCAATGTCTTCAGCGGCGGGGAAGACGCGTTGCGCGAGCTATGTATTCCAATGTCTGATTGA
- a CDS encoding glycosyltransferase family 2 protein: MESDPGIAACQPKIKDYRERDKFEYAGAAGGLMDRFGYLFCRGRIFDITETDRGQYNDARNIFWASGAAFFVRKNCFEQAGGLDEDLFAHMEEADLCWRLQRLGYRIMVCPQSEVYHVGGGTLQAVNAFKTYLNFRNNLILLHQNLPGGKVFPLIFLRFWLDLAAWFLFLFQGRLRHSLAINKAHWHYLRGIGRWQRKRKRLPFVEKVRGIYSGSIVFQHFIKGKKYFSELKYFNNLK, encoded by the coding sequence ATGGAAAGCGATCCCGGCATTGCCGCCTGCCAGCCCAAAATAAAGGATTACCGGGAGCGGGATAAATTTGAGTACGCTGGGGCGGCGGGCGGGCTCATGGACCGTTTTGGTTATTTGTTCTGCCGGGGGCGGATCTTTGACATCACGGAGACAGACCGGGGGCAGTACAACGACGCACGGAATATTTTCTGGGCCAGCGGAGCCGCGTTCTTCGTTCGGAAAAACTGCTTCGAGCAAGCTGGAGGACTCGATGAAGACCTTTTCGCCCATATGGAAGAGGCGGATCTTTGCTGGCGGCTTCAGCGACTGGGTTACCGGATCATGGTATGCCCGCAATCGGAAGTGTATCATGTCGGCGGCGGCACGCTGCAGGCGGTAAATGCCTTTAAAACGTATCTGAATTTCCGAAACAACCTGATCCTTCTTCATCAGAATCTGCCCGGAGGAAAAGTATTCCCGCTTATCTTCCTCCGCTTCTGGCTGGATCTGGCTGCCTGGTTCCTTTTCCTGTTCCAGGGAAGGCTACGACATAGCCTGGCCATCAACAAAGCCCACTGGCATTACCTACGGGGCATCGGACGCTGGCAGCGGAAAAGGAAACGACTTCCGTTCGTAGAAAAAGTACGGGGCATTTATTCCGGCAGCATTGTTTTCCAGCATTTTATCAAAGGAAAGAAATACTTCAGCGAGCTTAAATACTTCAATAATTTAAAATAA
- a CDS encoding glycosyltransferase family 2 protein, whose protein sequence is MSNPDQADNYVPPVNLPKVAVVILNWNGQRYLQSFMPSVLASGYPELEIVVGDNASTDDSVAFLERNYPQVRIVKNKSNLGFAGGYNQVLKQVEADYYVLLNSDVEVPPDGYSP, encoded by the coding sequence ATGAGCAATCCTGATCAGGCGGACAATTATGTTCCGCCAGTGAACCTTCCTAAAGTAGCCGTCGTTATCCTGAACTGGAACGGGCAAAGGTACCTGCAGTCGTTTATGCCCTCCGTTTTGGCTTCCGGATATCCTGAACTGGAAATAGTGGTAGGCGATAATGCCTCCACGGACGATTCGGTTGCTTTCCTGGAACGAAACTACCCACAGGTGCGGATCGTGAAGAACAAATCTAACCTGGGATTTGCCGGAGGCTACAACCAGGTGCTGAAGCAGGTGGAGGCCGACTATTATGTATTGTTGAACTCTGACGTGGAAGTCCCCCCGGATGGATACAGCCCGTAA
- a CDS encoding methionyl-tRNA formyltransferase, producing the protein METGARLVLQTVKAIEDGQAPSVPQDTLIRAEEHAGRVLKEAPKLFKEDCRINWNNSLETTHNFIRGLSPYPTAFTELGGKSLKIFKSSMEKTEHTEPPGKFLSDDKTFLKVAVPGGFIHLEELQLEGKKRMEVREFLKGYR; encoded by the coding sequence ATGGAAACGGGCGCCCGGCTGGTACTGCAAACGGTAAAAGCCATCGAAGACGGGCAGGCGCCGTCCGTCCCCCAGGACACGCTCATCCGCGCCGAGGAACACGCCGGAAGAGTGCTGAAAGAAGCGCCCAAACTTTTTAAAGAAGATTGCCGGATCAACTGGAATAACTCCCTGGAAACCACCCACAACTTTATCCGGGGCCTCAGCCCATACCCCACCGCCTTTACCGAACTCGGAGGAAAATCCCTCAAAATATTCAAAAGCAGTATGGAAAAAACGGAACATACAGAACCGCCCGGAAAGTTCCTCAGCGATGATAAAACCTTCCTGAAAGTGGCCGTTCCCGGCGGCTTCATCCACCTGGAAGAACTGCAGCTTGAAGGAAAAAAACGCATGGAAGTGCGGGAATTTTTAAAGGGCTACCGGTAA
- a CDS encoding endonuclease/exonuclease/phosphatase family protein: MNKALSILSLLLLLSFAGFAQDKTITVMTYNIYHGEMAYERGKSNLAEIARVINKYKPDFVALQEVDSLTGRSAALNNGTAQNLAKELATLTGMQGYFGKAMDYDGGGYGEGVLSRHPATPANHVLPNPEGGEPRALLIVRAEVPGLGPLVFAGTHLCHQFDGNKIAQTEAIVDILGDSQAPVLMGGDFNFRPESKPYDIITGSFSDAALVKGDPQFTIPYDEPRARIDYIFFSPGDHWQVLDVKVLREDASDHMPVLVKLKLKE; this comes from the coding sequence ATGAACAAAGCACTTTCCATACTAAGTTTACTTCTGCTGTTATCCTTTGCAGGTTTCGCCCAGGATAAGACAATTACCGTGATGACTTATAATATTTATCATGGCGAAATGGCTTACGAACGCGGGAAAAGCAACCTTGCCGAAATTGCCCGGGTAATCAATAAATACAAGCCTGATTTTGTAGCCTTGCAGGAAGTGGACAGCCTTACCGGCCGTTCGGCTGCCTTGAATAACGGCACGGCGCAAAACCTTGCAAAAGAGCTTGCCACACTGACCGGCATGCAGGGCTATTTTGGGAAGGCAATGGATTATGACGGCGGCGGTTACGGTGAAGGTGTACTGTCACGCCATCCCGCCACCCCGGCCAATCACGTCCTTCCCAACCCGGAAGGGGGTGAACCCCGGGCGCTCCTGATCGTTCGGGCCGAAGTCCCCGGCCTTGGCCCGCTCGTGTTTGCAGGCACTCATCTATGCCACCAGTTCGACGGGAACAAGATTGCCCAGACCGAAGCCATTGTCGATATCCTCGGAGACAGCCAGGCGCCGGTCCTCATGGGCGGAGATTTCAATTTCAGGCCTGAAAGCAAACCATACGATATTATTACAGGCAGCTTCAGCGATGCGGCGCTTGTTAAGGGAGATCCGCAGTTTACCATTCCCTATGACGAGCCCCGCGCCCGCATTGACTATATCTTTTTTTCGCCCGGCGATCATTGGCAGGTACTGGATGTAAAGGTACTTCGTGAAGACGCCTCTGACCATATGCCGGTATTGGTTAAATTAAAACTGAAGGAGTAA
- the mazG gene encoding nucleoside triphosphate pyrophosphohydrolase: protein MDERLKAFERLLNIMDELREKCPWDKKQTMESLRHLTLEEVYELSDAILEGDPAEIRKELGDIMLHLVFYAKIGAEKGEFDITGVLNGICEKLVARHPHIYGDVKVENEEQVKQNWEKLKLKEGNRSVLEGVPVSLPSLVKAQRIQEKAAGVGFDWEEKTQVWEKVEEELQEFRNEFNVETGPNNKKMTFADRERAEAEFGDVLFSLINYARFLDINPENALEKTNKKFIKRFRYLEEKAHEKGRSLKDMSLAEMDVFWNEAKKKL from the coding sequence ATGGACGAGCGCTTAAAAGCATTCGAAAGACTGCTGAATATAATGGATGAACTTCGGGAAAAATGCCCCTGGGACAAAAAACAAACAATGGAGAGCCTCCGGCATCTTACGCTGGAAGAAGTATACGAACTTTCCGACGCCATCCTGGAAGGAGACCCTGCGGAAATCCGGAAGGAGCTGGGAGATATTATGCTGCACCTGGTATTTTATGCAAAGATTGGCGCTGAAAAGGGAGAATTTGACATCACGGGCGTGCTGAACGGCATTTGTGAGAAACTGGTTGCCAGGCATCCGCACATTTACGGGGATGTAAAAGTGGAGAATGAGGAACAGGTAAAGCAGAACTGGGAAAAGCTGAAGCTGAAAGAAGGGAACCGTTCCGTGCTGGAGGGTGTGCCTGTATCTTTGCCTTCACTGGTAAAAGCCCAGCGCATCCAGGAAAAGGCCGCTGGTGTTGGCTTCGACTGGGAAGAGAAGACACAGGTATGGGAAAAGGTAGAAGAAGAACTGCAGGAATTTCGGAATGAGTTTAATGTTGAAACCGGGCCTAACAATAAGAAAATGACGTTTGCTGACAGGGAAAGGGCGGAAGCGGAATTCGGCGATGTCTTGTTCTCGCTGATCAACTATGCCCGGTTCCTGGACATTAACCCGGAAAACGCGCTTGAAAAAACCAACAAGAAGTTTATTAAACGCTTTCGCTACCTGGAAGAAAAGGCGCATGAAAAAGGCCGCTCGCTTAAGGACATGAGCCTTGCGGAAATGGATGTATTCTGGAACGAAGCAAAAAAGAAGCTGTAG
- a CDS encoding RNA polymerase sigma factor, whose product MTEELIIRECRSGNKKYYEMLYRHFYSYAMGISLRYGTNREDALEILNDSFLKVFDKIGQYIPEQPFKAWLRRIIINTAIDHYRRNLKHMHRSELNEAESMAVADGGIISQLTANDILALLEELPQMHRMVFNLTEIEGFAHEEVAEILNIPSSSSRVYLTRAKKALRSLIEKKFFKEYERSIG is encoded by the coding sequence ATGACAGAAGAGCTGATAATCCGGGAATGCCGCAGTGGTAATAAGAAGTATTATGAAATGCTTTACCGGCATTTTTATAGCTATGCTATGGGGATAAGCTTGCGATACGGTACCAACAGGGAAGATGCGCTGGAGATTCTGAACGATAGTTTTTTAAAGGTCTTCGATAAAATAGGGCAGTACATCCCCGAGCAGCCGTTCAAGGCCTGGCTCCGGCGCATCATCATTAACACTGCCATTGATCATTACCGCCGTAATCTCAAGCATATGCACCGCTCGGAACTGAACGAGGCCGAGAGCATGGCTGTGGCAGACGGTGGGATTATCAGCCAACTGACAGCCAATGATATACTGGCGCTACTTGAAGAATTACCTCAAATGCACCGGATGGTCTTCAACCTCACGGAAATCGAAGGTTTTGCACACGAAGAAGTGGCTGAAATACTGAACATTCCCAGCAGTTCTTCCAGGGTCTATCTTACCAGGGCGAAAAAAGCCCTGCGCAGTTTAATAGAAAAGAAGTTTTTCAAAGAATATGAGCGATCGATTGGATAA
- a CDS encoding ABC transporter permease, with protein sequence MNFELFVAKRVSVKARRTFSRLIVIIGITGIALGLAVMISAFGIVTGFKNTIRDKMVGFTGHIQVSRFDLNTSFENTPVQVMDTAGNLRIKPEDFPGVKTVQVFATKPGIISAGEEIEGVVLKGVGPHYDWAYLNEHLLTGKIPSYSNDSLSENILISQTIAERLKLEAGDDLLMYFVQEPLRRRKLHISGIYQTGLEDLDKLYVIGDLQLIQRLNNWGKTQAGGYELFIEDISRLDELTLEVHQNVDENLQAYSVKEIYPLIFEWLSLLDMNAIVLLILMLLVAGINMISALLIMILERTNMIGILKALGADNFRIRKIFMYNAVYLTGIGMLIGNIVGLGFCFLQDGYHLIGLDQTNYYVDYVPVDLSLLSVVLLNCCTFIVCVLMLIIPSMIVSRVSPVKAIRFK encoded by the coding sequence GTGAATTTCGAATTATTCGTCGCAAAACGTGTGTCTGTAAAGGCCCGCAGAACGTTTTCCAGGCTGATTGTGATCATCGGCATTACGGGGATAGCGCTGGGGCTGGCCGTGATGATCAGTGCATTCGGGATAGTTACCGGGTTTAAAAATACCATACGCGATAAAATGGTGGGCTTTACCGGCCATATCCAGGTAAGCCGCTTTGACCTGAATACCTCCTTTGAAAACACTCCGGTACAGGTAATGGATACCGCGGGGAACCTCCGGATAAAACCGGAAGATTTTCCGGGCGTAAAGACGGTACAGGTATTTGCGACCAAACCGGGGATCATTTCAGCCGGGGAAGAAATAGAAGGCGTCGTATTAAAGGGGGTGGGGCCGCACTATGACTGGGCGTACCTTAATGAACACTTGCTTACGGGAAAGATCCCCTCCTACAGCAACGACAGCCTTTCGGAAAACATCCTGATCTCCCAAACCATTGCCGAACGCCTGAAACTTGAAGCCGGGGACGACCTGCTTATGTATTTTGTACAGGAGCCCCTGCGCCGGCGTAAGCTGCATATCAGCGGTATTTATCAAACCGGGCTGGAGGATCTGGACAAATTGTACGTGATCGGCGACCTGCAGCTCATCCAGCGCCTTAACAATTGGGGTAAGACACAGGCAGGGGGTTACGAACTCTTCATTGAAGATATTTCCCGGCTGGATGAATTAACCCTGGAGGTACATCAAAACGTTGACGAAAACCTGCAGGCCTATTCAGTAAAAGAAATTTATCCCCTCATTTTCGAATGGCTTTCCCTGCTGGACATGAATGCCATTGTGCTGCTGATACTCATGCTGCTGGTGGCCGGCATCAATATGATCTCCGCCCTGCTGATCATGATCCTGGAACGTACAAATATGATTGGTATTCTAAAGGCCCTGGGAGCCGATAACTTCCGAATACGGAAAATATTTATGTACAATGCCGTCTATCTTACGGGTATCGGCATGCTGATCGGGAATATTGTGGGCCTGGGTTTCTGCTTCCTGCAGGACGGGTATCACCTGATCGGGCTGGATCAAACGAATTATTATGTGGATTATGTCCCTGTTGATCTGAGCCTTCTTTCTGTCGTACTTCTGAATTGCTGCACCTTTATTGTATGCGTGCTGATGCTGATCATACCCTCAATGATCGTAAGCAGGGTCAGCCCCGTGAAAGCGATCAGGTTCAAGTGA
- a CDS encoding ATP-binding cassette domain-containing protein, giving the protein MLPFLTLDNIKVVYSAKEAINGLSLQVNEGEQWAITGGSGSGKTTLLETIAGKHLVREGEIHHHYYHRFLQSHTVDDPYFNYKRLIAEVSHQHHFKNRYNLSEFYYQQRFNSADADEAISVKDYLRDLSSEAHLNAQVIGDLHLEELLDRSLIKLSNGETRRLMFAAALIKRPELLLLDAPFTGLDTATRPYFHELINRLIASGITIVMATSENEIPEGITHVARLDKGKVAGVWKKPEFVAAQGEGAVKELRSETAGPDRELLERLLADRRPRTFEYAVRMRQVSVTYGDTPILQGIDWEVKRGECWALSGHNGAGKSALLSLINADNPQAYANDLFLFDKKRGSGESIWDIKKKTGYVSPELHQYFKTQDTCLQVVLSGLFDTLGLIRKCSPEQEARAASWLKALGIAGQAGQPFRRSSLSTQRLTLIARALVKNPPLLILDEPCQGMDAEQVQRIRLLIDAVCRISGTTLIYVSHYTDEIPSCVNKLLKLEHGKLAYSGKFPASS; this is encoded by the coding sequence ATGCTGCCGTTTTTAACACTCGACAATATTAAGGTTGTTTATTCCGCGAAGGAAGCCATCAATGGCCTTTCTCTCCAGGTAAATGAAGGGGAACAATGGGCAATTACCGGCGGAAGCGGTTCCGGGAAGACGACGCTGCTGGAAACCATAGCCGGAAAACATCTTGTCAGGGAAGGGGAGATCCATCATCATTATTACCATCGCTTTCTTCAATCGCATACCGTCGACGATCCGTATTTTAATTATAAACGGCTTATAGCGGAGGTTTCGCATCAGCATCATTTTAAGAACCGTTATAACCTGAGCGAATTCTATTACCAGCAACGATTCAACAGCGCTGATGCCGATGAGGCGATTTCCGTTAAGGATTATCTCCGGGACCTAAGCAGCGAGGCGCATTTAAACGCGCAGGTCATCGGGGACCTGCACCTGGAGGAATTGCTTGACAGATCCCTGATCAAATTATCAAACGGAGAAACCAGGAGGCTCATGTTTGCCGCGGCCTTAATAAAACGGCCTGAGCTTTTATTGCTTGATGCGCCGTTTACGGGCCTGGACACGGCAACCAGGCCTTATTTCCATGAACTTATTAACCGCTTGATCGCTTCGGGCATCACGATTGTGATGGCTACTTCTGAAAATGAGATCCCCGAAGGCATTACCCATGTGGCGCGCCTGGATAAAGGAAAAGTTGCGGGCGTTTGGAAAAAGCCGGAATTTGTGGCTGCACAGGGAGAAGGAGCGGTAAAAGAACTTCGGAGCGAAACCGCCGGCCCGGACAGGGAGCTGCTTGAAAGGCTGCTCGCTGATCGCCGGCCCCGGACATTTGAATATGCCGTACGCATGCGGCAGGTGTCGGTCACCTACGGCGATACGCCTATCCTGCAAGGGATCGATTGGGAAGTAAAGCGGGGGGAATGCTGGGCTCTTTCCGGCCATAACGGCGCGGGAAAAAGTGCCCTGCTGAGCCTGATAAATGCCGATAATCCCCAGGCTTATGCAAACGACCTGTTCCTTTTCGATAAAAAAAGAGGAAGCGGGGAAAGTATCTGGGATATCAAGAAGAAGACCGGCTATGTTTCGCCGGAACTCCACCAGTACTTTAAAACCCAGGATACCTGCCTGCAGGTCGTTTTATCCGGTTTGTTTGATACGCTCGGCCTTATCCGGAAATGCAGTCCGGAGCAGGAAGCGCGGGCGGCTTCCTGGCTAAAGGCCTTAGGTATTGCCGGCCAGGCAGGCCAGCCTTTCAGGCGCAGTTCCCTGAGTACGCAGCGCCTGACGCTGATCGCACGGGCACTGGTAAAAAACCCACCGCTGCTGATCCTTGACGAACCTTGCCAGGGGATGGACGCGGAACAGGTGCAGCGGATCCGGCTGCTGATCGATGCGGTTTGCCGAATCTCCGGTACTACGCTTATTTATGTCAGCCATTATACTGATGAGATTCCTTCCTGCGTGAATAAGCTGCTGAAGCTGGAGCATGGAAAGCTTGCATACAGCGGCAAGTTTCCTGCTTCGTCCTGA
- a CDS encoding elongation factor G — protein sequence MKTFDEKHIKNIVLIGAAKAGKTSLAEDMLFEAGIINRRGSVEEKNTVSDFHDIEHEREGSVYATLLHTEWRNYKINIIDTPGLDDFIGEVVASIRVADTVVMLLNAQYGVEVGAELIWDYVDQYKKPTILAINQLDSDKAHFNQTLEQARNFFGNAVTVMQYPLNQGLDFNCIIDLLKMTMYQFPPSGGKPKKLPIPPEEKERAGRLHNELVEKAAENDEALMEKYFDKGSLDEDELRQGLKIGMMKHEIFPVFCLSTRSNMGSGRLMGFIDNVAPSATEMPAELTEVGEEVSCDPKAPVRLLIFKTLIEPHLGKLSFFKVLSGEVSAGMELENPRTGAIERISQLFIADGKQRHPADRLKAGDIGCTLKLKNTQAGHTLNGKGASGAIDPIRFPLPKVRTAIIVSNKQDDEKLSEVLAEIHTEDPTLEVEYNKELKQVILHGQGDLHLALIRWRLENVYKMQVEYQPAGIPYRETIRRPAQASYRHKKQSGGAGQFGEVFLKIEPWYDGLPPVKEYPVRGTEEVDLPWGGKLVFNNCIVGGAIDNRFLPSIQKGIMEKMNEGPLTGSFVRDVRVSVYDGKMHPVDSNDISFKIAGMMAFREAFHQAQPQLLEPVYDLEAVAPEEMMGEIMTELQTRRSIITGMESNNGRQVIKARIPQAELDQLYASLRNVSHGKAKVNASFAEYAPVPADIQKKLSQQYEEQEPGSK from the coding sequence ATGAAAACATTTGATGAGAAGCACATCAAGAACATTGTTCTCATAGGTGCAGCAAAAGCCGGAAAAACCTCTCTTGCCGAAGACATGTTGTTTGAAGCCGGTATCATTAACCGCCGGGGCTCGGTGGAAGAAAAGAATACAGTTTCTGATTTCCATGACATTGAACACGAACGGGAAGGATCTGTTTATGCTACCCTGCTGCATACCGAATGGCGAAACTATAAGATAAATATTATTGATACCCCGGGCCTGGATGATTTCATAGGCGAAGTCGTAGCTTCCATACGAGTAGCCGATACGGTGGTCATGCTGCTGAACGCGCAATACGGGGTGGAGGTAGGCGCCGAATTGATCTGGGACTATGTGGACCAGTATAAAAAACCGACTATCCTGGCCATTAACCAGCTTGACAGCGATAAAGCGCACTTTAACCAAACCCTGGAGCAGGCCAGGAATTTTTTCGGCAACGCTGTGACGGTCATGCAGTATCCCCTTAACCAGGGGCTTGACTTTAATTGTATTATCGATCTGCTGAAAATGACCATGTATCAGTTTCCACCCTCCGGCGGAAAGCCCAAAAAGCTTCCTATTCCGCCTGAAGAAAAGGAAAGAGCCGGCCGGCTTCATAATGAGCTGGTAGAAAAAGCAGCCGAAAATGATGAAGCGCTCATGGAGAAATACTTCGATAAGGGCAGCCTGGATGAAGATGAACTCCGCCAGGGCCTGAAGATCGGGATGATGAAACATGAAATCTTCCCGGTTTTTTGTTTAAGTACACGCAGCAATATGGGCAGCGGCCGCCTCATGGGATTCATTGACAACGTGGCGCCTTCGGCAACGGAAATGCCTGCTGAACTTACGGAAGTGGGAGAGGAAGTGTCCTGTGATCCAAAAGCCCCGGTGCGTTTGCTGATATTTAAAACCCTCATAGAGCCGCACCTTGGAAAGCTTAGCTTTTTCAAAGTGCTTTCCGGAGAAGTCAGCGCCGGTATGGAGCTTGAAAATCCCCGAACCGGGGCGATTGAGCGCATCAGCCAGTTGTTTATTGCCGACGGAAAACAACGGCACCCTGCGGACCGGCTGAAGGCGGGAGATATCGGGTGTACGCTGAAGCTGAAGAACACGCAGGCCGGCCATACCCTTAACGGGAAGGGTGCTTCCGGCGCCATCGATCCTATTCGGTTTCCCCTGCCGAAAGTACGAACGGCTATTATTGTCAGCAATAAACAGGACGACGAAAAACTAAGCGAAGTGCTTGCCGAGATCCATACTGAAGACCCTACGCTTGAAGTGGAATACAACAAGGAATTAAAGCAGGTGATCCTTCATGGACAGGGAGACCTGCACCTTGCCCTGATCCGGTGGCGGCTGGAGAATGTATATAAAATGCAGGTGGAATACCAGCCCGCGGGAATCCCGTACCGCGAAACCATACGGAGGCCGGCCCAGGCTTCTTACCGCCATAAAAAGCAGTCCGGCGGTGCCGGCCAGTTTGGAGAAGTTTTCCTGAAAATAGAACCCTGGTATGACGGCCTGCCGCCTGTAAAAGAATATCCTGTACGGGGAACGGAAGAAGTGGACCTGCCCTGGGGAGGAAAACTGGTATTCAATAATTGCATTGTCGGGGGAGCGATAGATAACCGTTTTTTGCCTTCCATTCAGAAGGGTATCATGGAAAAAATGAATGAAGGTCCCCTTACCGGCTCCTTTGTACGCGATGTAAGGGTAAGCGTTTACGATGGAAAAATGCATCCCGTGGACAGCAACGATATTTCTTTCAAGATCGCCGGGATGATGGCCTTCCGGGAAGCCTTTCACCAAGCGCAGCCGCAGCTCCTGGAGCCAGTATACGACCTGGAAGCGGTTGCCCCCGAAGAAATGATGGGCGAAATAATGACCGAACTCCAGACCCGCCGTAGCATTATCACTGGAATGGAAAGCAATAATGGCCGGCAGGTGATCAAAGCCCGCATCCCGCAGGCCGAACTCGATCAACTATACGCCTCCCTCCGGAACGTGAGCCACGGCAAAGCCAAAGTAAACGCCAGCTTCGCAGAATACGCCCCCGTCCCCGCTGATATCCAAAAGAAACTAAGCCAGCAATACGAAGAACAAGAACCCGGCAGCAAGTAG
- a CDS encoding AI-2E family transporter — MNQKSRPVELAASLLCLVLIVMILYYLQSVIVPLLFSILIAISLFPIARRLENWRLPKAAAAIISVIIAIILIAALIYFIINQVIIIGHTDFDLHDKFILIVDTIQNWITSTFNLEPGEMWLRAKDQSSAILSKTTAYVTRAFGSAGSILASIILVPLYVFFLLYYRDFFREFFFRAFASTPKQKVQDTLDTIYGVVQNYLLGLVTVMAIVAVLNTGGLYVLGIQYAWFFGTLASLLLLIPYIGIAIGSLLPALFALATKDSAWYALGVIGWFQVVQFLEGNVITPNIVGGKVSINPLMAIISLLLGGLLFGLAGLILAIPFTAVLKVILEANPASQPYGFLIGEPKQYHLKRFSNKIVFKRWKLKEKKKNG; from the coding sequence ATGAATCAAAAATCACGTCCTGTTGAGTTGGCAGCAAGTTTATTATGCCTGGTATTGATTGTAATGATCCTTTATTACCTGCAAAGTGTGATCGTCCCCTTATTGTTTTCTATTTTAATAGCGATTTCGCTTTTTCCAATTGCCCGGCGGCTGGAGAACTGGCGGCTTCCTAAGGCTGCTGCCGCCATTATTTCGGTTATTATCGCTATCATTTTAATTGCGGCGCTTATCTATTTTATCATCAACCAGGTGATCATCATCGGTCACACGGATTTCGACCTTCATGATAAGTTCATTCTCATTGTCGATACTATTCAAAACTGGATAACAAGCACATTTAATTTGGAGCCGGGGGAAATGTGGCTGCGGGCTAAAGACCAGTCAAGCGCTATTCTTTCAAAAACCACCGCCTATGTGACCCGGGCCTTTGGATCTGCCGGAAGCATCCTGGCAAGCATTATCCTGGTACCTCTATATGTTTTCTTCCTCCTGTATTACCGCGATTTTTTCAGGGAGTTCTTCTTTCGGGCCTTTGCTTCTACCCCAAAACAGAAAGTCCAGGATACTCTGGATACAATTTACGGAGTAGTACAAAATTACCTGCTGGGCCTGGTAACTGTCATGGCCATTGTTGCCGTGCTGAACACGGGCGGGCTTTATGTCCTTGGCATCCAGTACGCCTGGTTTTTCGGGACGCTGGCCTCGCTATTATTACTGATCCCGTATATTGGCATAGCTATCGGTTCGCTGCTCCCCGCCTTGTTTGCCCTGGCTACCAAAGACAGCGCCTGGTATGCGCTGGGTGTGATCGGGTGGTTCCAGGTGGTGCAATTCCTGGAGGGCAATGTAATCACTCCAAATATCGTAGGAGGGAAAGTAAGCATCAACCCGCTGATGGCCATCATCTCCCTGTTGCTCGGAGGCCTGTTGTTCGGCCTGGCAGGACTTATTCTGGCCATTCCTTTCACGGCGGTACTTAAAGTAATACTTGAAGCGAATCCTGCGAGTCAGCCTTATGGGTTCCTGATCGGGGAGCCGAAGCAATACCATTTGAAGCGGTTTTCTAATAAGATCGTTTTTAAACGATGGAAGCTTAAGGAAAAGAAGAAGAATGGGTAG